From Candidatus Manganitrophus morganii, the proteins below share one genomic window:
- a CDS encoding twin-arginine translocase TatA/TatE family subunit: MFGLGMPELVVLLVIILIIFGAGKLPEIGSGLGKAIRGFKKGMSEPDAIDVTPKEKGEEGRKEGIEKH; this comes from the coding sequence ATGTTTGGACTGGGAATGCCAGAACTGGTGGTTCTCCTTGTGATTATCCTCATCATTTTTGGCGCCGGAAAGCTTCCTGAGATCGGATCGGGCCTGGGTAAAGCGATCCGGGGTTTTAAAAAGGGAATGTCGGAGCCGGATGCCATCGATGTCACCCCCAAGGAAAAAGGAGAAGAAGGTCGGAAAGAAGGTATCGAAAAGCATTGA